From Sphingobacteriales bacterium:
GCCTGTCCTGAACAAAGGTTTCTTCAGCCTTACTGAAGTATTGTTCAATACAATGGCTCATGATGTCGGCAGTTCCGGCAGCTGTCTGGTGAGGTGGAACGGAAAATGTGTTTTCCGGGTCAAGAATGCTGAATACTGGTTTTAATGAAGGATGAACAAATGGCAGTTTTTCTTCCGTTTCTTCATTGGTAATGACGCATCCGCCATTGGATTCAGATCCTGTAGCTGCAAGTGTCAGAATAGCGGCAACCGGCAATACTTTCCCTATTCTGGCCTTTCCTGTAAAAAAATCCCATGGGTTTCCCTGATAATGTACTCCGGCTGCTATTGCTTTTATACAGTCAATCACACTTCCTCCACCTGCTCCAAGGATGATATCAATTTTTTCTTCCCTGCAAATCCGTATTCCTTCCCTGACGCTTTTAATGCTCGGATTAGGTTTAATTCCTGAAAGTTCGCAAAACCAGATGTCATTGGAAGTCAGAATATTGGAAATTTTATCGTATAAACCTGATTTTTTCAGGCTATTACCTCCATAAGCCAGTAAAACCCGTTTCCCGTGATTCTTTAACTCTGTTGCAAGTCTTTCTATTTTACCCCTGCCAAAAATAATTTTTGTTGGTATGGAAAGTTCAAAATTTATCATAGCAATTTTTTTCTGCAAAATTAACCGGAAAAATTTTTCAGATAATTTGCACATTTCAAAAACTTGTTATTTTTGTATCGGAATTAAAGTACACTTATACCAAAAAGAATGATAAAGAGAGTTTTTCAGATAATACGACCTGAAGGTAAATGGAAAATAGCCGCTTCAGTAATCGGGGGGGCATTTTTAGGAATAGCTATCTATTTGTTTATTGTTTCCAATGCTTCTTCTTACCTTTCTGACGATCCAGCTACATGTGTGAACTGCCATCTGATGTCGCCTCAATATTCGACATGGTACCACAGCTCTCACCGGGAAGTTACCAACTGCAACGATTGTCATGTGCCTCATAATAATGTGATTAACAAATACTTTTTCAAGGCAAAGGACGGGCTAAGGCATGCCACTGTATTTACCTTGCGAAATGAACCTCAGGTAATTTTCATCAAAAGTGCAGGGATTAAGGTGGTTCAGGAAAACTGCAAAAGATGTCACGAAAAGCTGAATGAAAATACAGAGCTGAAAAATCTGACAGGAGAAAAATATTTAAGAGGAGAAGATAAGGTTTGCTGGAGTTGTCATCGTGAGGTACCACACGGGAGGGTAAACAGTTTGTCGAGCACGGTACATACTTTTGCCCCTCTTCCGGAAGACATTAAACTGAAAAAATAAAAATTTGCTATATGGAACAGAATCAGAATATTAAGAAAAAAGGATGGGTCAACTGGATATTATTTTTTGCCACCATCATTATTGTATTTTTACTGGGCATGCTGGCCAATTCGGTCACACAGCGAAGGACAGAAGCAAGACTGGTCAATACACCAAAAGTTCAGATTAAAGACTATGAGCCCCGAAATAAGATTTGGGGTGAAAATTATCCGCGTGAATATCAGAGTTATTTATTGACGGCAGATACCGGATTTCGCAGCATGTTCAATGGAAGTGGATTGACAGATATGCTGGAGCTCAATCCAAAAATGGTAATTCTCTGGGCAGGCTATGCTTTTTC
This genomic window contains:
- a CDS encoding iron-containing alcohol dehydrogenase, which encodes MINFELSIPTKIIFGRGKIERLATELKNHGKRVLLAYGGNSLKKSGLYDKISNILTSNDIWFCELSGIKPNPSIKSVREGIRICREEKIDIILGAGGGSVIDCIKAIAAGVHYQGNPWDFFTGKARIGKVLPVAAILTLAATGSESNGGCVITNEETEEKLPFVHPSLKPVFSILDPENTFSVPPHQTAAGTADIMSHCIEQYFSKAEETFVQDRLTEAILKTCIHYGPIAMKEPENYHARANLMWASTLALNGILAAGKEGDWATHMIEHKVSAVNDLTHGTGLAIITPHWMTEVLSPENADKFVDFAVNVFHVFHDGDKLRTAREGIRRLSDFFRLLKIPASLSEAGFAADEKKLSRMAEDIVKYGPVGRFKQLDKNAVLRILKAAY
- the nrfH gene encoding cytochrome c nitrite reductase small subunit; protein product: MIKRVFQIIRPEGKWKIAASVIGGAFLGIAIYLFIVSNASSYLSDDPATCVNCHLMSPQYSTWYHSSHREVTNCNDCHVPHNNVINKYFFKAKDGLRHATVFTLRNEPQVIFIKSAGIKVVQENCKRCHEKLNENTELKNLTGEKYLRGEDKVCWSCHREVPHGRVNSLSSTVHTFAPLPEDIKLKK